A DNA window from Microcystis aeruginosa NIES-843 contains the following coding sequences:
- a CDS encoding type II toxin-antitoxin system HicB family antitoxin produces the protein MKEYAVIYEQGETNWGAMVPDLPGCVSIGDTFEEVQENIKEAIELYLEVLQERGETIPEPTTKVGLVGVAAGGFLPTTQKLLGFH, from the coding sequence ATGAAAGAGTATGCCGTCATTTACGAACAAGGCGAAACAAACTGGGGAGCAATGGTTCCCGACTTGCCCGGTTGCGTGAGTATTGGAGATACCTTTGAAGAGGTTCAGGAAAATATTAAAGAAGCGATTGAACTTTACCTTGAAGTTTTGCAAGAACGCGGGGAAACCATTCCAGAACCCACAACTAAAGTCGGATTGGTTGGAGTCGCTGCAGGAGGGTTCTTGCCGACTACCCAAAAACTGCTGGGGTTTCACTGA
- a CDS encoding type II toxin-antitoxin system HicA family toxin, with product MKVRDVLKRLEADGWYQIRMRGSHRILAHETKPGIVVVPGKSGDDIPKGTLASIWKQAQLEDKR from the coding sequence TTGAAAGTTCGTGATGTACTCAAACGATTAGAAGCTGATGGTTGGTATCAGATCCGAATGCGCGGGAGCCATCGTATCCTTGCCCATGAAACAAAGCCAGGAATCGTGGTTGTTCCTGGCAAGTCTGGGGACGACATACCGAAAGGAACATTAGCATCGATTTGGAAACAAGCTCAATTGGAGGATAAACGATGA